In Flammeovirgaceae bacterium 311, one DNA window encodes the following:
- a CDS encoding alkaline phosphatase-like protein (COG3391 Uncharacterized conserved protein) yields the protein MSACELFEEDVIKPFPIEDPARFSAVGEILLNGGAGAAEISAYDAKTKRLFVVNNAVSSRIDVVDLQNPGMPKLIHSIDVTQYGGGVNSVATKNGMLAAAVEAEVKQDNGKVVLFNTETYAMLEQVTVGALPDMVTFSPDGAYVLSANEGEPNSDYTIDPNGSISIISVAENFSVRTLDFTAFNGAQAELQSKGFRVFGPNATLAMDVEPEYITVSDDSQTAWVSLQENNAMAKVDLKTKTITSIIPLGFKDHAASGNELDVSDRDNSISFKKWPIKGIYLPDALASFSVNGIDYIISANEGDAREYDTFLEEARVKDLTLDPTAFPDAAELQQDEKLGRLKITTTLGDPDQDGDFDELYSFGARSFSIWHGNTGNLVYDSGSEIEKQLAAASLYPDDRSDDKGAEPEGVAVGIVNNRTIAFVGSERADAVLIFDVTNPNQPQFLQILETGDAPEGIIFISADESPNQKSLLVVSSEGDGVVKVFQVGTIQ from the coding sequence ATGTCAGCTTGTGAGCTATTTGAAGAGGATGTAATCAAGCCTTTTCCTATCGAGGATCCTGCACGCTTTTCAGCGGTTGGAGAAATCTTATTAAATGGTGGTGCGGGTGCTGCAGAAATCAGCGCCTACGATGCTAAGACCAAAAGGCTTTTCGTTGTGAACAATGCTGTAAGTTCCAGAATTGATGTTGTTGACCTGCAAAATCCCGGCATGCCAAAGCTGATTCATAGCATTGATGTTACTCAATATGGTGGTGGTGTGAACAGTGTGGCTACAAAAAATGGAATGCTGGCAGCTGCTGTAGAAGCAGAGGTGAAGCAGGACAATGGTAAAGTAGTATTGTTCAATACCGAAACCTATGCCATGCTGGAGCAGGTAACAGTTGGAGCGCTTCCGGATATGGTAACCTTTAGCCCCGATGGCGCCTATGTACTTTCTGCAAATGAGGGAGAACCGAACAGCGACTATACGATTGATCCTAATGGTTCTATTTCCATCATTTCAGTAGCAGAAAATTTCAGTGTACGCACACTTGATTTTACTGCATTTAATGGAGCTCAAGCTGAGCTGCAGTCAAAAGGCTTTAGGGTTTTTGGTCCTAACGCAACTTTGGCCATGGATGTAGAACCGGAATACATTACCGTTTCTGATGACTCCCAGACAGCTTGGGTATCCTTACAGGAGAACAATGCCATGGCAAAGGTAGATCTAAAAACAAAAACCATTACATCGATCATTCCCTTAGGTTTCAAAGATCATGCTGCAAGCGGGAATGAACTTGATGTAAGTGATAGAGATAATAGCATTTCTTTTAAAAAATGGCCGATTAAAGGCATCTATCTCCCTGATGCCCTGGCTTCTTTTTCTGTGAATGGTATTGACTATATTATTTCTGCAAATGAGGGAGATGCTCGTGAATACGATACTTTCCTGGAGGAAGCACGGGTAAAAGATTTAACCCTTGACCCCACTGCATTTCCGGATGCCGCTGAACTTCAGCAGGACGAAAAGCTTGGCCGCTTAAAAATTACAACCACTTTAGGCGATCCTGATCAGGACGGTGACTTCGATGAATTATATTCCTTTGGAGCTCGCTCCTTCAGCATCTGGCACGGCAACACTGGCAACCTGGTATACGACAGTGGCAGTGAAATTGAAAAACAGCTAGCAGCAGCATCCCTCTATCCTGATGACAGAAGCGACGACAAAGGAGCAGAGCCTGAAGGTGTGGCGGTAGGAATAGTGAATAACAGAACCATTGCCTTTGTAGGTTCCGAAAGAGCAGACGCTGTGCTAATATTTGATGTAACTAACCCGAACCAACCCCAGTTTCTACAAATCCTGGAAACTGGTGATGCGCCAGAAGGTATCATTTTTATTTCTGCAGACGAAAGTCCTAACCAGAAGAGTCTGTTAGTTGTTAGCTCGGAAGGCGACGGAGTAGTGAAAGTTTTTCAGGTAGGCACTATTCAGTAA
- a CDS encoding Na+/Picotransporter (COG1283 Na+/phosphate symporter): MLESILLPLIGGLILFLYALNYLSESLEAVATDKLRFYLNKFTRNLFTGIVSGTIITVLLGSSSAVIIMTIALVKSKALTFRQAIGVVMGANIGTTFSSQIIALDVGQYSSVLMAIGFLLLMVGRKQFYKNIGRVLLGFGLIFFGLYVVEESVEPLRESAGFIEWMLSLESPLKGVGIGALVTLIVQSSSATVGMVITLGVQKMVTVQAAIAIMMGAELGTCSDTLLASIGKSRQAIKTGLFHLFFNIISIVLGLLLFDYFVQLVLAISANAPLGRKIANGHLFFNCLGVLLFIPFVPLMEKFVNSIIKEPKEAVVNT, translated from the coding sequence ATGTTAGAGTCGATACTGCTGCCGCTGATCGGAGGATTGATTTTATTTCTCTACGCACTAAACTATTTATCTGAAAGTTTAGAAGCAGTAGCCACCGATAAACTGCGCTTTTACCTGAATAAGTTTACCCGCAACTTATTTACCGGCATTGTTTCTGGTACCATCATCACTGTTTTGCTGGGTTCTTCTTCTGCTGTAATCATCATGACCATTGCTTTGGTTAAGTCTAAAGCTTTAACCTTTCGGCAGGCCATTGGTGTTGTAATGGGCGCCAATATTGGCACCACGTTCTCCAGCCAAATCATTGCCCTGGATGTAGGACAATATTCTTCTGTTTTGATGGCCATTGGTTTCCTGCTGCTGATGGTGGGCCGCAAACAATTTTATAAAAATATTGGACGGGTCCTGTTAGGCTTTGGGCTGATATTTTTTGGTCTGTATGTGGTAGAAGAATCGGTGGAGCCGCTAAGGGAAAGTGCCGGTTTTATAGAGTGGATGCTGTCGCTGGAAAGCCCACTGAAAGGGGTAGGCATTGGTGCACTCGTCACGCTCATCGTTCAATCCTCATCGGCGACAGTAGGGATGGTCATCACCTTGGGCGTTCAAAAAATGGTGACCGTACAGGCTGCAATTGCGATTATGATGGGAGCAGAATTAGGCACCTGCTCAGATACACTGCTGGCTTCTATCGGAAAGAGCCGTCAAGCCATAAAAACCGGGCTGTTTCATCTTTTTTTTAATATCATTTCTATTGTTCTTGGGCTGCTGTTATTTGACTATTTTGTGCAACTGGTACTAGCAATATCGGCCAATGCACCCCTGGGACGGAAAATTGCCAATGGACATTTGTTTTTCAACTGTTTGGGAGTTCTTCTTTTTATACCATTTGTTCCCCTCATGGAAAAATTTGTGAATAGTATCATTAAGGAACCAAAAGAAGCCGTTGTAAATACTTAG